The following coding sequences are from one Lolium rigidum isolate FL_2022 chromosome 6, APGP_CSIRO_Lrig_0.1, whole genome shotgun sequence window:
- the LOC124667008 gene encoding S-type anion channel SLAH2-like, translated as MELGRDVQIRMAAQLNEQSSRESLPSLLIQVPSRTIAGFDCVGHDTVITIPAPATPPPVAPVPAYDDAQIPYALSLSMPASPSGLHLSQFRTASSVRRDEAPAVTKPAGREAEASSPRLLKQTRFHSQPILHASKLLNEAPRRADTTRDKRFDPFKTFSGRLERQLSNLRGHPIDLHSPDSNISEETDQVPGTDRYFDALEGPELDTLRSTEVAVLPSDEKWPFLLRFPISAFGMVLGVSSQAILWKALATAPPTAFLHVSLTVAHVLWYVSLALMGLVSSIYLLKVVFYFEAVRREFYHPIRANFFFAPWIACLFLVQGAPIEMTQVHHGVWYLLMAPIFCLELKIYGQWMSGGQRRLSKVANPSNHLSIVGNFVGALLGAKMGLREGPIFFFAVGLAHYIVLFVTLYQRLPTNVTLPKELHPVFFLFVAAPSVASMAWAKINGKFDNGARVAYFIALFLYMSLAVRINFFRGFRFSLAWWAYTFPMTGASIATITYATEVTNLLTRTLSIGLSGIATVTVAGLLVTTMFHAFVLRDLFPNDVSIAINRRKPKFSKILAHFRSSSSDMKDLVLSVSKSPNSDSDSTTETSVTKGKAEP; from the exons ATGGAGTTGGGAAGAGACGTGCAGATCAGAATGGCCGCCCAGCTCAACGAGCAGTCCTCCAGAGAATCCCTCCCGTCGCTGCTCATCCAGGTCCCGTCGCGGACGATAGCCGGCTTCGACTGCGTTGGCCACGACACCGTCATCACCATCCCGGCGCCGGCAACCCCGCCACCGGTTGCCCCCGTGCCCGCCTACGACGACGCGCAGATACCCTACGCCCTCTCGCTCAGCATGCCGGCCTCGCCGTCGGGGCTCCACCTCTCGCAGTTCAGGACGGCGTCGTCCGTGCGCCGCGACGAGGCTCCCGCCGTGACCAAGCCGGCCGGGCGGGAGGCCGAGGCGAGCTCTCCGCGGCTACTGAAGCAGACGCGGTTCCACTCGCAGCCCATCCTCCACGCGTCCAAGCTGCTGAACGAGGCGCCGCGACGGGCCGACACCACGCGCGACAAGCGGTTCGACCCCTTCAAGACCTTCTCCGGCCGCCTCGAGCGGCAGCTCTCCAACCTGCGTGGTCACCCCATCGACCTCCACTCCCCCGACTCCAACATCTCCGAGGAGACCGACCAGGTTCCGGGCACCGACCGATACTTTGACGCCCTCGAAGGGCCCGAGCTCGACACTCTCAGG TCGACGGAGGTGGCGGTGCTGCCGAGCGACGAGAAGTGGCCCTTCCTGCTGCGGTTCCCGATCAGCGCCTTCGGGATGGTGCTCGGCGTCAGCAGCCAGGCGATCCTGTGGAAGGCgctggcgacggcgccgccgacgGCGTTCCTCCACGTCAGCCTCACGGTGGCGCACGTGCTGTGGTACGTCTCGCTGGCCCTGATGGGGCTCGTCTCAAGCATCTACCTGCTCAAGGTCGTCTTCTACTTCGAGGCCGTCCGCCGCGAGTTCTACCACCCGATCCGCGCCAACTTCTTCTTCGCGCCCTGGATCGCCTGCCTCTTCCTCGTGCAGGGCGCGCCGATAGAGATGACCCAGGTGCACCACGGCGTCTGGTACCTGCTCATGGCGCCCATCTTCTGCCTGGAGCTCAAGATCTACGGCCAGTGGATGTCCGGAGGCCAGCGCCGGCTGTCCAAGGTGGCCAACCCGTCCAACCACCTCTCCATTGTCGGCAACTTCGTCGGCGCGCTGCTCGGCGCCAAGATGGGCCTCCGCGAGGGCCCCATCTTCTTCTTCGCCGTCGGGCTAGCACACTACATTGTCCTCTTCGTCACGCTCTACCAGCGGCTCCCTACCAACGTCACGCTGCCCAAGGAACTTCACccggtcttcttcctcttcgtcgccgcGCCCAGCGTTGCATCCATGGCCTGGGCAAAGATTAATGGCAAATTCGACAACGGCGCCCGGGTAGCATACTTCATCGCGCTCTTCCTCTACATGTCACTGGCTGTGCGCATCAACTTCTTCAGAGGATTCCGGTTCTCGCTGGCGTGGTGGGCCTACACCTTCCCGATGACCGGCGCGTCCATCGCGACCATTACGTACGCCACAGAGGTGACTAACTTGCTGACGCGGACGCTCTCGATCGGGCTCTCGGGCATCGCCACCGTCACCGTCGCCGGCCTGCTGGTGACCACCATGTTCCACGCCTTCGTGCTCAGGGACCTCTTCCCCAACGACGTCTCCATCGCCATCAATCGGAGGAAGCCCAAGTTCAGCAAGATTCTCGCGCACTTCCGCTCCTCCAGCTCCGACATGAAGGACCTCGTGCTCTCCGTCTCCAAGTCACCCAACTCCGACTCCGACTCCACCACAGAGACATCGGTGACCAAAGGCAAAGCAGAGCCTTAG